From the Periophthalmus magnuspinnatus isolate fPerMag1 chromosome 1, fPerMag1.2.pri, whole genome shotgun sequence genome, one window contains:
- the mnd1 gene encoding meiotic nuclear division protein 1 homolog — translation MSKKKGLSLEEKRTRMLEIFFESKDVFQLKDIEKIAPKSKGITPMAVKEVLQSLVDDNMVDCERVGTSNYYWAFPSKALNTRKHKLEELKTQISESKRKKESLQKAVEAAKVGREDTNKRSSLLKELKGLREERTELLAELDKYRECDPEVVQEMRKSNVVAKEAVSRWTDNVFAIKSWTKKKFSFDENRINKAFGIPDDFDYMD, via the exons ATG TCAAAGAAGAAAGGACTGAGtttggaggagaagaggactCGCATGCTGGAGATTTTCTTTGAATCA aaaGATGTGTTTCAGCTGAAGGACATTGAGAAGATTGCACCAAAGTCAAAAGGCATCA CTCCAATGGCAGTGAAGGAGGTGCTGCAGAGCCTGGTGGATGACAACATGGTGGACTGTGAGCGAGTGGGGACGTCTAACTACTACTGGGCCTTTCCCAGTAAAGCCCTAAACACTCGGAAACACAAGCTTGAAGAGCTCAAGACGCAG ATTTCAGAATCAAAGCGGAAGAAGGAGTCACTACAAAAAGCAGTGGAAGCTGCAAAAGTGGGACGTGAAGATACA AATAAGAGGAGCTCTCTGCTGAAAGAGCTGAAGGGTCTGAGAGAGGAGCGTACTGAGCTACTGGCCGAGCTGGACAAGTACAGAGAGTGTGACCCGGAAGTAGTCCAAGAGATGA gGAAATCAAATGTGGTAGCCAAAGAAGCAGTCTCCAGATGGACAG ATAATGTTTTTGCCATAAAGTCATGGACCAAGAAGAAGTTCTCCTTTGACGAAAATCGCATTAACAAAGCTTTTGGGATCCCCGATGACTTTGACTACATGGACTAA